In Choristoneura fumiferana chromosome 21, NRCan_CFum_1, whole genome shotgun sequence, a single genomic region encodes these proteins:
- the LOC141439737 gene encoding uncharacterized protein, whose amino-acid sequence MLDIKKLNAVSPEYHKDIVVFSNKIKNYVAAVRALGREEYLHGTSLVTVVLSKLPTILLSKWADYRYLHGSAVATSTPGLDLLSRFLHEEAVKISQCRVTMLNTPRENYKRKYSDNNHRYTDNSVNNSQTLLLQSGQSYVKCRFCHGSNHNLPDCKKFKKALRKDRWRYVKRSGLCYKCLVSHHDRQHCPAPMCNVNDCNQEHHRLLHFVPSERQSDNDNNGAVVNENATQTDSQMVAHTNGNSGCNVYLKVVPINIHGPSGVISTSALLDDGSTVTLISYDLARRVGVRGRRECMRVRGAWNNTELVCETHLVDLTLSNREGHLFTISARSVDELNLPTQNTNVVNCKKFEHLTKLQDRLCSGQLKPEILIGQDNYHLLVPLEVVTGTPQEPCATRTPLGWCLHGKAPAQVAHSSHVTMFIANNSYEDSRLLQEIHEEVQRSFTFDSLGVGTKPRPNYDEERALELLERTSTLVNGRWHVGLPWKDENCKMPDSFPYALSRLKAVERKMEKCSQYAERYRDRVQHLFHNDYAQVLTNTEVTDRTWYLSHFGVDNPNKKKLRLVYDAAAKTNGVSLNDYLLKGPDLLKSLFGIMLRFREHRIAVTGDIKDMFLRIKIRNEDQNALRFLYRSNPNEPVKTYVMTSLIFGANCSPFIAQHIKNKNAQRFESIYPAACEAIYNNHYMDDYIHSLPNEKIAIQSIREIKMIHQQGGFEVRNWTCNSKQVLETIPKEDLGEAAVRFNIGEQYGSERTLGLIWYPHEDALGFDVSFKKIPENLINGTQRPTKRDMLRVVMSIFDVYGFLAPFTINGKIILQECWQRNIEWDDTIPDTIYDKWCKWIKCLKELNNIRLPRYYHEAAAKGASESVTEPVVSQTNTPPLCTAPAPPAPGQFTSQLMTDASYTNLELHVFCDASPKTMCTVAYWRWKNNAQVNKAFIASKCRVAPNKTTTIPRLELQAAVLAARLAETILKEHKLQAERKIFWTDSSTVLHWIRNNCRTYKPYIANRLGEIDELTRSSEWRYVPTKLNIADVGTRETYDISILQNEWLYGPDFLLSDEPTWPQDVLEPEINKNNLELVCIMKKEEIYLPVPDPARFSSWLRLLRSTHMVLTFINRCRKLTGDVTGTNMDYAENLLLRHSQTQSFGQEVSNLKLGKNIQRDSKILTLSPFLDEHGVMRAGGRIDAAEHVAPAMKRPAILDGRDHTARLIVKFYHASAAHGNQELVVNNLKQKYWITRIRPTVKNVVSKCMICRIKKCKPEIPRMGNLPNARMAHHQRPFSFCGVDLFGPMQVTIGRRREKRYGVLFTCLTVRAIHLETVGSLTSDSFIMALRRMAARRGWPQQIFSDNGTNLRGADAELKRSVQDLDEKTLQDEAMNHGTKWTFIPAASPHWGGAWERLISSVKTSLKVILKERAPKEETLNTLLAEVENIVNSRPLTHVSVEPNSSETLTPNHFLVGSSSNLPQIGVYDGSEIYLRKQWRISQLLANQYWKRWVKEILPDLIPRRKWHTETRPLQEGDLVLLADPDGPRNVWPRGVIQTVMPGRDGRVRMVQVKTKTGLLTRSATRVARLPIENECC is encoded by the coding sequence ATGctagatataaaaaagttaaacgCAGTGTCACCAGAGTATCATAAAGACATTGTCgtattttcaaacaaaataaaaaactacgtTGCAGCGGTACGCGCACTAGGTCGCGAAGAATACCTACATGGAACGAGTTTGGTCACCGTTGTGTTATCTAAGCTGCCTACCATCCTGTTGTCTAAATGGGCAGACTATAGGTATTTACACGGCAGCGCAGTCGCTACTTCAACTCCCGGACTAGACCTCTTATCTCGATTTCTTCACGAAGAAGCTGTAAAAATTTCACAGTGCCGCGTAACAATGTTAAATACACCAAGAGAAAATTATAAGCGGAAATATTCCGATAATAATCATCGATATACGGACAATAGTGTTAATAACtcacaaacattattattacaaagTGGACAGAGTTACGTAAAGTGCCGGTTTTGTCACGGATCAAATCATAATTTACCagactgcaaaaagtttaaaaaagccTTAAGAAAAGATCGCTGGCGGTACGTGAAACGCAGTGGTTTGTGTTATAAATGTTTGGTGTCGCATCACGATCGACAACACTGTCCGGCGCCTATGTGTAACGTAAATGACTGTAATCAAGAGCATCACCGTTTATTACATTTCGTACCGAGTGAAAGACAAAGTGATAACGATAACAACGGTGCGGTAGTGAACGAAAACGCAACACAAACAGACTCTCAAATGGTGGCGCATACGAACGGGAACTCCGGTTGTAATGTTTACCTAAAAGTCGTGCCTATAAACATTCACGGGCCCAGCGGTGTAATTAGTACAAGTGCTCTGCTCGACGACGGCTCCACTGTCACACTGATAAGCTACGATCTAGCCAGGCGAGTGGGGGTGCGCGGACGCCGCGAGTGCATGCGTGTGCGTGGCGCGTGGAACAATACTGAACTAGTGTGCGAAACTCACCTGGTCGACTTAACTTTGTCTAACCGGGAAGGACATTTGTTTACAATTAGTGCACGCAGTGTTGACGAACTTAATTTACCGACACAAAACACGAACGTTGTTAACTGTAAGAAATTCGAACATTTAACGAAACTCCAAGATCGTTTGTGCAGCGGGCAATTAAAGCCTGAAATTTTAATTGGGCAAGACAATTACCACTTACTTGTGCCCTTGGAAGTGGTTACCGGTACCCCTCAAGAGCCGTGTGCCACCCGCACGCCGCTCGGCTGGTGCTTGCACGGGAAGGCGCCTGCGCAGGTGGCGCACTCGTCACACGTGACTATGTTCATCGCTAACAACTCCTACGAAGACAGCCGCTTGCTACAGGAAATTCATGAAGAAGTTCAACGATCGTTTACATTCGACTCCTTGGGCGTTGGAACTAAGCCTCGACCAAATTACGACGAGGAACGTGCCCTGGAACTGCTGGAACGAACTTCTACACTTGTGAACGGCAGGTGGCATGTCGGGCTTCCCTGGAAGGATGAAAATTGCAAAATGCCCGACTCCTTTCCTTATGCATTGTCGCGACTGAAGGCAGTGGAACGGAAGATGGAAAAATGTAGTCAATACGCCGAGCGATACAGAGACCGTGTGCAGCACTTGTTTCACAACGACTACGCTCAAGTGCTGACCAATACCGAAGTTACCGACCGAACTTGGTATTTATCCCACTTCGGCGTTGATAACCCGAATAAAAAGAAATTGCGACTTGTTTACGACGCGGCGGCCAAAACAAACGGCGTGTCGCTTAATGACTACCTACTAAAGGGACCAGACCTACTTAAGTCACTATTTGGAATAATGCTAAGGTTCCGAGAACATAGAATAGCAGTCACCGGCGATATAAAAGATATGTTCCTGCGAATAAAGATAAGAAACGAGGACCAAAACGCACTGCGATTTTTATACAGAAGTAATCCCAATGAACCTGTGAAAACCTACGTCATGACCTCTCTTATATTTGGAGCTAACTGCTCGCCATTTATCGCCCAGCACATAAAAAACAAGAATGCCCAACGCTTTGAGAGTATCTATCCGGCCGCATGCGAAGCTatatataataatcattatatGGACGATTATATACATAGTTTACCTAACGAGAAAATAGCCATTCAATCAATACGAGAAATAAAAATGATACATCAGCAAGGAGGCTTTGAGGTACGTAACTGGACGTGCAATAGTAAACAAGTACTCGAGACTATTCCAAAAGAAGATCTTGGCGAGGCGGCCGTGAGGTTCAATATAGGAGAACAATATGGAAGCGAAAGAACCCTCGGTTTAATTTGGTATCCACATGAAGACGCCCTGGGCTTCGACGTTTCATTCAAGAAAATTccagaaaatttaataaatggaaCCCAGCGGCCTACCAAGAGAGACATGTTACGAGTAGTGATGTCAATTTTCGACGTTTACGGATTTTTAGCACCGTTCACAATAAATggaaaaattatattacaaGAATGCTGGCAAAGAAATATCGAGTGGGACGATACAATACCGGATACAATTTACGACAAGTGGTGTAAATGGATAAAATGTTTGaaagaattaaataatatacgcCTGCCTAGATACTACCATGAGGCGGCCGCTAAGGGAGCGAGCGAGTCGGTAACAGAACCGGTCGTCAGTCAGACTAATACGCCGCCGCTGTgcactgcgcccgcgccgcctgcACCGGGACAGTTTACATCACAATTAATGACCGACGCGAGCTATACTAACCTGGAGTTACACGTGTTTTGCGACGCTTCACCCAAAACAATGTGCACAGTTGCCTACTGGCGCTGGAAAAATAACGCGCAAGTGAATAAAGCGTTCATAGCCAGTAAATGTCGAGTAGCGCCGAATAAAACTACCACAATACCGCGCCTCGAGCTGCAAGCAGCTGTTTTAGCCGCCCGCTTAGCTGAAACGATATTAAAAGAGCATAAACTACAAGCGGAGCGCAAAATATTCTGGACCGACTCAAGTACAGTGTTGCACTGGATTAGAAATAACTGTCGCACATATAAGCCATACATAGCCAATCGCCTGGGTGAAATAGATGAACTGACACGCAGCAGTGAGTGGAGATACGTTCCGACGAAACTAAACATTGCCGATGTGGGCACGAGAGAAACGTATGACATTTCTATCCTGCAAAATGAGTGGCTATATGGACCGGACTTCCTGCTCAGTGATGAACCGACCTGGCCACAGGATGTACTGGaacctgaaataaataaaaataatttagaacTTGTATGTATAatgaaaaaagaagaaatttaCTTACCTGTACCGGACCCTGCTAGATTTTCGTCCTGGTTACGCTTACTTAGATCTACGCATATGGTACTTACCTTTATAAACCGGTGTAGAAAACTTACCGGTGACGTCACGGGAACTAATATGGACTACGCTGAGAATTTGTTGTTGAGGCACTCGCAGACTCAGAGCTTTGGACAAGAAGTGAGTAATTTAAAACTTGGTAAAAATATACAAAGAGATAGTAAAATACTTACCTTGTCACCGTTCCTCGATGAACACGGAGTCATGCGTGCAGGGGGCCGCATCGACGCGGCAGAGCACGTTGCGCCTGCAATGAAGCGACCAGCTATCCTGGACGGCCGAGACCACACGGCTCGACTAATTGTCAAGTTTTACCATGCTAGCGCCGCGCACGGAAACCAGGAATTGGTAGTAAATAACCTGAAACAGAAATACTGGATTACTAGAATACGACCTACAGtgaaaaatgtcgtatctaaaTGTATGATAtgtcgtataaaaaaatgtaaacctGAAATACCTAGAATGGGAAACTTACCGAATGCTAGAATGGCTCATCATCAGCGTCCCTTTTCCTTTTGTGGCGTTGATTTATTCGGTCCCATGCAAGTAACGATTGGACGGCGTCGTGAGAAAAGATATGGCGTCTTGTTTACATGTTTGACTGTACGAGCCATTCATTTGGAAACAGTAGGATCACTCACGTCAGACTCATTCATTATGGCGCTTCGCCGCATGGCTGCGAGACGAGGCTGGCCGCAGCAAATCTTTTCGGACAATGGTACTAACCTGAGAGGGGCCGACGCCGAGCTTAAGCGATCAGTGCAAGACTTAGATGAGAAGACACTTCAAGACGAGGCCATGAACCATGGAACTAAATGGACGTTTATTCCCGCTGCTAGCCCTCATTGGGGAGGGGCGTGGGAGAGACTGATTTCCAGTGTGAAGACTTCACTGAAAGTTATATTGAAAGAGCGAGCACCTAAAGAGGAAACATTAAACACTTTGCTCGCCGAAGTTGAAAACATTGTTAACAGCCGACCTTTGACCCATGTCTCTGTAGAGCCGAACAGCAGCGAAACACTAACACCTAATCATTTCCTCGTGGGGTCTTCATCTAACTTACCTCAAATTGGTGTATACGATGGTTCTGAGATATATTTGAGGAAGCAGTGGCGAATATCTCAACTGCTTGCTAATCAGTATTGGAAACGATGGGTAAAAGAGATCTTACCTGACTTGATACCACGGAGAAAGTGGCACACAGAGACGAGGCCCTTACAAGAGGGAGACCTTGTGCTGCTAGCAGACCCTGACGGACCCCGAAATGTGTGGCCACGGGGAGTCATACAAACGGTCATGCCTGGAAGAGATGGCAGAGTCAGAATGGTACAGGTAAAAACCAAGACTGGTTTACTTACCCGATCTGCCACACGCGTCGCTCGTCTACCTATTGAGAATGAGTGCTGCTAA